Proteins from a genomic interval of Diaphorobacter sp. HDW4A:
- the cyoA gene encoding ubiquinol oxidase subunit II: MSKTKETRSPAWLGAAALTALLTGCSKAVVLNPAGDIAAQQGQLVITATLLMLIIIVPVIFLTLLFAWKYRQSNTEARYEPEWHHSTSLELVIWTVPLLIIIALGALTWISTHKLDPYRPLDRVSATKALDPNVKPLEIQVVSLDWKWLFFYPEQGIATVNEVAAPVDRPIHFKLTSANTMNAFYVPDLAGMIYTMPGMQTELNAVINKAGEFKGMSSHYSGAGFAGMSFKFKGMADEDFAKWVDQAKSEGKPLDAAAYLNLVQPSERNPVERFASVADGLYNKVLNRCVEEGKMCMHHMMAIDEMGGEAYIKAAGLNLPQDVCTVQNADSVVALLDSQRAQAAAVVQ, encoded by the coding sequence ATGTCCAAAACCAAGGAAACCCGCAGCCCCGCATGGCTGGGCGCGGCAGCTTTGACAGCCCTTCTCACGGGTTGCAGCAAGGCCGTCGTGCTCAATCCCGCCGGTGATATCGCTGCTCAGCAGGGGCAACTGGTGATCACAGCCACGTTGCTGATGCTCATCATCATTGTTCCAGTGATCTTTTTGACGCTGTTGTTCGCCTGGAAGTACCGCCAGTCCAACACCGAAGCGCGCTACGAACCCGAATGGCACCACTCCACCAGCCTCGAGCTGGTGATCTGGACCGTTCCACTGCTGATCATCATCGCGCTCGGCGCGCTGACCTGGATCAGCACCCACAAGCTTGATCCCTATCGTCCGCTGGACCGCGTGTCGGCCACCAAGGCGCTCGATCCCAACGTCAAGCCGCTGGAAATCCAGGTCGTGTCTCTGGACTGGAAGTGGCTGTTCTTCTACCCCGAGCAAGGCATTGCGACGGTGAACGAAGTGGCGGCGCCCGTGGATCGTCCGATCCACTTCAAGCTGACCTCGGCCAACACCATGAATGCGTTCTACGTTCCTGATCTGGCCGGCATGATCTACACCATGCCCGGCATGCAGACCGAGCTCAACGCCGTGATTAACAAGGCGGGCGAGTTCAAGGGCATGTCGTCGCACTACAGCGGCGCTGGCTTTGCCGGCATGAGCTTCAAGTTCAAAGGCATGGCCGACGAAGACTTCGCCAAGTGGGTCGATCAGGCCAAGTCCGAAGGCAAGCCGCTCGACGCAGCCGCTTACCTGAACCTGGTCCAGCCCAGCGAACGCAACCCCGTGGAGCGCTTCGCCAGCGTGGCTGATGGCCTGTACAACAAGGTTCTCAACCGTTGTGTCGAAGAAGGCAAGATGTGCATGCACCACATGATGGCCATCGATGAAATGGGTGGCGAGGCCTACATCAAGGCCGCAGGCCTGAACCTGCCGCAGGACGTATGCACCGTCCAGAACGCCGACAGCGTTGTCGCCCTGCTGGACTCGCAGCGTGCGCAAGCCGCCGCTGTCGTGCAGTAA
- a CDS encoding MFS transporter, with amino-acid sequence MSSGSVAYSVPRVEDANSLSRAHTDEDVTPNEIAVGVIIGRSSEYFDFFVFGIACVLVFPFTLFPFMSRLDGTLMAFAIFALAFVARPIGTAIGMAVQRRWGRGTKLSLSMLALGVCTVGMAFLPTYESVGSTAIVVLIVLRIGQGLALGGSWDGLPSLLAMGVPKDKRGWYSMIGQLGAPLGFIIAAALFSYLYSSMPVSEFLDWGWRYPFFVAFAINVVALFARLRLVVGQSYADALQARELEPVSVTEVMSNQGSNVLLGAFAALASLALFHLVTVFPLSWISMYSEQSMVDVLNVQMVGAVFAAGAIVISGTLADKVGRRNLLGTMALLIGIFSLAAPFLLSAGSTGNNIFILAGFILLGLSYGQSSGTVTNNFTSHYRYTGAALSNDLAWLIGAAFAPLVALGLSAKFGLVAVSLYLLSAVVCTLVALRINRMLEQREN; translated from the coding sequence ATGAGCAGCGGTTCCGTAGCCTATTCCGTGCCACGCGTTGAAGACGCCAACTCTCTGTCGCGTGCGCACACGGACGAGGATGTCACTCCCAATGAGATCGCCGTCGGCGTGATCATCGGGCGTTCATCCGAATATTTCGACTTTTTCGTTTTCGGTATCGCCTGCGTTCTGGTTTTTCCGTTCACGTTGTTCCCGTTCATGTCGCGGCTGGACGGCACGTTGATGGCCTTCGCCATCTTCGCGCTGGCCTTCGTCGCGCGGCCCATCGGTACGGCCATTGGTATGGCGGTGCAGCGGCGCTGGGGACGAGGCACCAAGCTCTCGCTGTCCATGCTGGCGCTGGGTGTGTGCACGGTGGGTATGGCATTTTTGCCCACCTATGAATCGGTGGGCTCCACCGCCATCGTCGTGCTGATCGTGCTGCGCATCGGTCAGGGTCTGGCGCTCGGCGGCTCGTGGGACGGTCTGCCGTCGCTGCTGGCCATGGGCGTGCCCAAGGACAAGCGTGGCTGGTATTCGATGATCGGCCAACTCGGCGCGCCGCTCGGCTTCATCATCGCCGCCGCGCTGTTCTCCTATCTGTACAGCAGCATGCCGGTGAGCGAGTTTCTTGACTGGGGCTGGCGCTATCCGTTCTTTGTCGCCTTCGCGATCAACGTCGTGGCGCTGTTCGCCCGCCTGCGTCTGGTGGTCGGCCAGTCCTATGCCGACGCGCTGCAAGCCCGAGAGCTCGAGCCAGTCAGCGTGACCGAGGTGATGAGCAACCAGGGCAGCAACGTGCTGCTGGGCGCATTCGCCGCGCTGGCCAGCCTCGCGCTGTTCCATCTGGTGACGGTGTTCCCTCTGTCGTGGATCTCGATGTATTCCGAGCAGTCCATGGTCGACGTGCTGAACGTGCAGATGGTGGGGGCGGTGTTCGCTGCGGGTGCCATCGTGATCTCGGGCACGCTGGCCGACAAGGTGGGCCGCCGCAACCTGCTGGGCACCATGGCCCTGCTGATTGGCATCTTCAGTCTGGCAGCGCCGTTCCTGCTCAGCGCGGGTTCCACCGGCAATAACATCTTCATTCTGGCGGGCTTTATTCTGCTGGGCCTGTCCTACGGCCAGTCATCGGGCACCGTGACCAACAACTTCACCTCGCACTACCGCTACACCGGTGCCGCGCTGTCCAACGATCTGGCTTGGCTGATTGGCGCCGCATTTGCGCCGCTGGTGGCGCTGGGTCTGTCAGCCAAGTTCGGTCTGGTGGCCGTGTCCCTGTATCTGCTGTCGGCGGTGGTCTGCACGCTGGTGGCACTGCGTATCAACCGCATGCTGGAGCAGCGCGAAAACTGA
- a CDS encoding PaaI family thioesterase, whose translation MSTLGASVVLVEDGLVHIELPFSKAVTQQLGYVHAGAITSVLDSACGYAALTKAPPDHEVVTAEFKINLMRPAIGERFIAIGKVQNAGKMLTVCTGEVRAIAQNGTEKVVALMQATVVNVKR comes from the coding sequence ATGTCAACGTTGGGGGCTTCGGTGGTGCTGGTGGAGGACGGTCTGGTCCACATCGAGCTCCCCTTCTCCAAAGCCGTGACGCAGCAACTTGGCTATGTGCATGCGGGTGCCATCACCAGCGTGCTCGACAGCGCTTGCGGCTACGCAGCGCTCACCAAAGCTCCGCCCGACCACGAAGTCGTCACGGCCGAGTTCAAGATCAACCTGATGCGCCCGGCCATCGGCGAGCGCTTCATCGCCATCGGCAAGGTGCAGAACGCGGGAAAGATGCTGACAGTCTGCACGGGCGAGGTGCGCGCCATCGCGCAGAACGGCACGGAGAAAGTAGTGGCGCTGATGCAGGCCACGGTGGTGAATGTGAAGCGCTGA
- the tolA gene encoding cell envelope integrity protein TolA — MLSLKERDQFAPPRPPGRMRAVALAVLAHAVLIGALTWGISWKKSSDAPASEAELWAALPQQAAPRAVEPPPPPSPQPEPKPERTPPPPPPPPPPPPPRQQVQPDTRDADIALERKKKREEEEKEKKKQQQLQLEKERKEEERKERLEEQKKEKLEQQKKDKLEQQKKDKIEKEKAEREKDRKEQLEREKDKKEQAEKDKKEKAEKAEKAAKAEADKKKAAEEKRKSDAAATKAADAQREANLRRMAGMAGATGGASATGNATHNAGPGGSSSGSGSGGPSAGYAGKVAAKVRPNITFPDAITGNPRAEVEVRASPDGTIVGTRLVKSSGNPAWDQAVIRALEKTDTLPKDTDGRVPSSLSIGFRPND; from the coding sequence ATGCTATCTCTCAAAGAACGCGACCAATTTGCCCCGCCCCGTCCACCTGGACGCATGCGCGCAGTTGCCCTCGCCGTACTCGCCCATGCCGTGCTGATTGGCGCGCTCACCTGGGGCATCAGCTGGAAGAAGAGCTCCGACGCGCCCGCATCGGAAGCGGAGCTATGGGCGGCGCTACCTCAGCAGGCCGCACCGCGTGCGGTGGAACCACCGCCACCACCCAGCCCGCAGCCTGAACCGAAGCCTGAACGGACACCGCCTCCGCCGCCCCCACCACCTCCTCCACCGCCGCCAAGGCAACAGGTCCAGCCCGACACGCGCGACGCCGACATTGCGCTCGAGCGCAAGAAAAAGCGCGAAGAAGAGGAAAAGGAAAAGAAGAAACAGCAGCAATTGCAGCTCGAGAAAGAGCGCAAGGAAGAGGAGCGCAAGGAGCGCCTCGAAGAGCAGAAGAAAGAAAAACTCGAGCAACAAAAGAAAGACAAGCTGGAGCAACAGAAAAAGGACAAGATCGAAAAGGAAAAGGCCGAGCGCGAGAAGGACCGCAAGGAGCAACTCGAACGCGAAAAGGACAAAAAGGAACAGGCCGAGAAGGACAAGAAGGAAAAAGCCGAGAAAGCCGAAAAGGCAGCCAAGGCTGAAGCCGACAAGAAGAAGGCTGCCGAGGAAAAGCGCAAGTCCGACGCCGCAGCCACCAAGGCGGCCGATGCCCAGCGCGAAGCCAATCTGCGCCGCATGGCCGGCATGGCCGGAGCGACCGGAGGCGCCAGCGCCACTGGCAACGCCACACACAATGCAGGCCCTGGTGGCAGCAGCAGCGGCTCGGGCTCAGGCGGCCCATCCGCAGGCTACGCGGGCAAGGTCGCGGCCAAGGTGCGTCCGAACATCACGTTCCCTGATGCGATCACCGGCAACCCGCGTGCCGAAGTGGAGGTGCGAGCTTCACCGGACGGCACCATCGTCGGTACTCGCCTTGTCAAATCGAGCGGCAATCCGGCCTGGGATCAGGCTGTGATCCGTGCGTTGGAGAAGACCGATACGTTGCCCAAGGATACGGATGGACGGGTGCCGTCTTCGCTGAGCATCGGGTTCAGGCCTAACGACTGA
- a CDS encoding ExbD/TolR family protein, with amino-acid sequence MPVMASRGGSRRRSMNEINMVPFIDVMLVLLIIFMVTAPMMTPSSVNVPSVGKGAKTPKTFGQVIVQKDGSITLKTDGSERSLSLQALGNAARTWQKEQEEGTPVLITAEKTVNYESVMKAMDALQRAGVERVGLTVKSSGN; translated from the coding sequence ATGCCCGTAATGGCTTCCCGAGGCGGCTCCCGCCGCCGCTCCATGAACGAGATCAACATGGTTCCGTTCATCGACGTGATGCTCGTGCTGCTTATCATCTTCATGGTCACCGCACCCATGATGACGCCCAGCTCGGTCAACGTGCCCTCGGTCGGCAAGGGCGCGAAAACGCCCAAGACCTTCGGCCAGGTCATCGTCCAGAAGGACGGCAGCATCACACTCAAGACCGACGGCAGCGAACGCAGCCTGTCGCTGCAGGCGCTCGGCAATGCCGCACGCACCTGGCAAAAAGAGCAGGAAGAAGGCACACCCGTGCTGATTACGGCCGAGAAGACCGTCAACTATGAATCGGTGATGAAGGCCATGGACGCGCTGCAACGTGCAGGCGTCGAACGCGTCGGACTCACCGTGAAATCGTCTGGCAACTGA
- the tolQ gene encoding protein TolQ, whose translation MMNQDMSIASLVLNASWVVQIVMLLLLGVSVASWAAIFRKLFALKRVKALNEEFEREFWSGNSLNDLYASAAQNAKQAGPMERIFASGMREYQKLRERRISDPGTLLDGARRAMRASFQREMDVVESSLSFLGSVASVSPYVGLFGTVWGIMHAFTGFAGMEQVTLATVAPGIAEALVATAIGLFAAIPAVIAYNRFARDIDRVATHQETFIEEFSNILQRNLGGQPGTSSGH comes from the coding sequence ATCATGAATCAAGATATGTCCATCGCGAGCCTGGTGCTCAATGCCAGCTGGGTGGTTCAAATAGTCATGCTCCTGCTGCTCGGTGTCTCCGTCGCAAGCTGGGCAGCCATTTTCAGAAAGCTGTTTGCGCTCAAACGCGTCAAGGCACTCAACGAAGAGTTCGAGCGCGAGTTCTGGTCAGGCAACAGCCTGAACGATCTCTACGCCAGCGCCGCGCAGAACGCCAAGCAGGCCGGCCCGATGGAACGCATCTTCGCCAGCGGCATGCGCGAATACCAAAAGCTGCGCGAGCGCCGCATCAGCGATCCCGGCACCCTGCTTGACGGCGCACGCCGCGCCATGCGCGCGAGCTTCCAGCGCGAGATGGATGTGGTCGAATCGAGCCTGTCCTTCCTCGGCTCTGTCGCCTCGGTCAGCCCGTATGTCGGTCTGTTCGGCACGGTCTGGGGGATCATGCACGCGTTCACCGGCTTTGCCGGCATGGAACAGGTCACGCTCGCCACCGTCGCGCCAGGCATCGCCGAAGCGCTGGTGGCCACCGCCATCGGTCTGTTCGCGGCCATTCCCGCAGTGATCGCCTACAACCGATTCGCACGCGACATCGACCGCGTCGCCACCCACCAGGAAACCTTCATCGAAGAGTTCTCCAACATCCTGCAGCGCAACCTGGGCGGCCAGCCCGGCACGTCTTCGGGTCACTGA
- the ybgC gene encoding tol-pal system-associated acyl-CoA thioesterase has translation MAFEWPVRIYWEDTDAGGIVFYANYLKFFERARTEWLRSIGFGQHDMREQTGGMFVVTGADLRYHRPARLDDELIVTAAVSETGRASLTIEQKALLKSAQMNQATSPVLLCEASIRIGWVDAGTMRPSRIPGPLLEQLSS, from the coding sequence ATGGCATTCGAGTGGCCCGTCAGAATCTACTGGGAAGACACTGACGCCGGTGGCATCGTCTTCTACGCCAACTACCTCAAATTCTTCGAACGCGCCCGCACCGAATGGCTGCGCTCCATCGGTTTCGGCCAGCACGACATGCGGGAACAAACCGGTGGAATGTTTGTCGTAACGGGAGCCGATCTGCGCTATCACCGACCCGCGCGGCTCGACGATGAACTGATTGTTACTGCCGCTGTCAGCGAAACGGGCAGAGCTTCGTTAACAATAGAACAGAAGGCGCTTCTCAAGTCAGCGCAGATGAACCAGGCAACCTCTCCCGTACTTTTGTGTGAAGCGTCCATCCGCATCGGCTGGGTGGATGCAGGCACGATGCGTCCTTCGCGAATTCCTGGCCCTCTTTTGGAACAACTCTCATCATGA